The Flavobacterium piscisymbiosum genome includes a region encoding these proteins:
- a CDS encoding enoyl-CoA hydratase/isomerase family protein, producing the protein MNYENLLISIEDKIATVTINRPTKLNALNKATISDLSKAIKLLGKNDDVRVIILTGFGEKAFVAGADISEFANYTIIEGAQLAAEGQESLFDYIENLKKPVIAAVNGFALGGGLELAMACHFRVASDNAKMGLPEVTLGLIPGYGGTQRLPQLVGKGRAMEMIMTAAMISAEEAKQYGLVNHVVPQVELLDFTKVIAQKIIKNAPFAISKAIKAINANYKDGKDGFETEIKSFGKCFGTQDFKEGTTAFLEKRKAEFTGK; encoded by the coding sequence ATGAACTACGAAAATCTTTTAATCTCGATTGAAGACAAAATTGCAACCGTAACCATTAATAGACCTACAAAGTTAAATGCTTTAAACAAAGCGACAATCAGCGACTTGAGTAAAGCCATTAAATTATTAGGCAAAAACGATGATGTTCGTGTAATTATACTAACAGGATTTGGCGAAAAAGCATTCGTTGCCGGAGCTGATATCTCAGAATTTGCCAATTATACGATTATCGAAGGAGCGCAATTAGCCGCCGAAGGACAAGAATCACTTTTTGATTATATCGAAAACCTTAAGAAACCCGTAATTGCTGCCGTAAACGGTTTTGCTCTTGGTGGCGGATTAGAATTAGCAATGGCATGTCACTTTAGAGTAGCATCAGACAATGCAAAAATGGGATTGCCGGAAGTGACTTTAGGATTAATTCCAGGTTACGGAGGAACACAGCGTTTGCCACAATTAGTAGGTAAAGGCCGCGCAATGGAAATGATCATGACAGCAGCCATGATTTCTGCCGAAGAAGCCAAACAATACGGTTTAGTAAATCACGTAGTGCCACAAGTTGAATTATTAGACTTTACTAAAGTAATTGCCCAAAAAATCATAAAAAATGCTCCGTTTGCGATTAGTAAAGCAATAAAAGCAATCAATGCCAATTATAAAGACGGTAAAGACGGTTTCGAAACCGAAATAAAATCATTCGGAAAGTGTTTCGGAACTCAGGATTTTAAAGAAGGAACAACAGCATTTTTAGAAAAACGTAAAGCCGAATTTACAGGAAAATAA
- a CDS encoding helix-turn-helix domain-containing protein, whose product MSSQEIIKIEDDFTLIRFQNDSSEPFFGQHEVGSGLIQFHFGIKGNAKFLFNQGSYALDLKEEKSLLLYNPQKELPLNLELAPNSWVISVIVSIKKFHALFSAEADYITFLSPDNKDKKYYNEGNISPSMAIVLSQLFHYNLHPSIKNLYYKGKGYELLSLYFNRTEDPNAEQCPFLIDEDNVLKIRKAKEIIIANMAEPPGLQELADEIGLNLKKLKMGFKQIYGDTVYGFLFDYKMDFARKLLDSGSYNVNEVGLKIGYSTGSHFIAAFKKKFATTPKKYLMSINTNV is encoded by the coding sequence ATGAGTTCTCAGGAAATTATTAAAATTGAAGACGACTTTACGCTTATTCGTTTTCAAAATGACAGTTCAGAGCCCTTTTTCGGACAACACGAAGTAGGTAGTGGCCTGATACAGTTTCATTTCGGGATAAAAGGGAATGCCAAATTCTTGTTTAATCAAGGCAGTTATGCTTTAGATCTGAAAGAAGAAAAATCGTTGCTTTTGTACAATCCGCAGAAAGAATTACCATTGAATTTAGAGTTGGCTCCAAATTCTTGGGTAATTTCTGTAATTGTCTCCATTAAGAAATTTCACGCGTTGTTTTCTGCAGAAGCAGACTATATTACTTTTTTAAGTCCGGACAATAAGGACAAAAAGTATTATAACGAAGGAAATATAAGTCCGTCAATGGCGATTGTTTTGAGTCAACTGTTTCATTATAACTTACATCCGTCGATAAAAAACCTTTATTATAAAGGAAAAGGATACGAATTACTGAGTTTGTATTTTAATAGAACCGAAGATCCAAACGCAGAACAATGTCCGTTTTTGATTGATGAAGATAACGTTTTGAAGATCAGAAAAGCCAAAGAAATTATCATCGCCAATATGGCTGAACCTCCGGGATTGCAAGAGTTGGCAGATGAAATTGGTTTGAATTTGAAGAAACTGAAAATGGGTTTCAAACAAATTTACGGAGATACGGTTTATGGATTTCTATTCGATTATAAAATGGATTTCGCCCGAAAACTACTCGACAGCGGATCTTATAATGTAAACGAAGTAGGGTTGAAAATAGGCTACAGCACCGGAAGTCACTTTATAGCGGCATTCAAGAAAAAGTTTGCTACAACTCCGAAAAAGTATTTGATGTCGATTAATACGAATGTTTAA
- a CDS encoding Fur family transcriptional regulator, which produces MKTTRNTAAKTAVLEIFEKSKTALSHTEIQKQTGDLCDRVTIYRILDRLVNDDIIHKIVNLDGTVKYAKCHHHAQRVHIHNHAHFSCEKCLEITCLENVKPSYIIPHNYKVNDINFTLSGLCPNCLNSNN; this is translated from the coding sequence ATGAAAACAACAAGAAATACAGCAGCAAAGACGGCCGTTTTAGAGATATTTGAGAAATCTAAAACTGCACTTTCTCATACCGAAATTCAAAAACAAACAGGAGATTTATGTGATCGTGTTACGATTTACAGAATACTAGACCGCTTGGTAAATGACGATATCATACACAAAATTGTAAATCTTGACGGAACGGTTAAGTATGCAAAATGCCATCATCATGCTCAGCGCGTACACATACATAATCATGCTCATTTTAGCTGCGAAAAGTGTTTGGAAATTACTTGTCTCGAAAATGTAAAGCCTAGTTATATCATTCCGCATAACTATAAAGTAAACGACATAAACTTTACGTTGTCAGGATTATGTCCAAATTGTTTAAATTCTAACAATTAA
- a CDS encoding ATP-binding protein has product MIVLIVVASFLLASISIIQFKNEAKEYHQERLERKENAVKEHINYVLSTTTYPLKTGNLDLIFKDKIHELAQIHKIEINIYSLDGKLLKSSKESFAVDKVAPPIPEYILKLVRSSIEKRFVDIKTIDGVKNRSSYSLIKDEKFKPLGILNLPYLEDDGYYDNELNTFLIRLSQVYSFMLVVAFALAYFLSTYITKSLKTISDRLEETNLDQKNEKIVLEANSKEVNFLIKAYNGMVDKLETSAIKLAQSEREEAWREMAKQVAHEIKNPLTPMRLTVQSFQRKFDPTAPDVKQKLNDYSETLIQQIDTMTAVASAFSNFASMPAQQNETLNVVEVVELALDIFNEDYIVFESEEEEIISKMDRTQLIRVITNLVKNATQAIPESQFHKSIVVTVKRRDNNVEIAVKDNGIGIQKQDTSRIFEPKFTTKTSGMGLGLGIIKNIIENYKGTITFESTYGKGTTFRVSLPITNS; this is encoded by the coding sequence ATGATTGTATTGATTGTTGTAGCATCTTTTTTATTGGCTTCCATTTCTATTATTCAGTTTAAAAATGAAGCCAAAGAATACCATCAGGAACGTCTCGAGCGCAAAGAAAATGCGGTAAAAGAACATATCAACTATGTTTTATCGACTACAACGTATCCTTTAAAAACTGGAAATCTGGACCTTATTTTTAAAGATAAAATCCACGAACTGGCCCAGATTCACAAAATCGAAATCAATATTTACAGTCTTGACGGGAAACTACTAAAATCATCAAAAGAATCTTTTGCGGTTGATAAAGTAGCGCCGCCAATTCCGGAATATATCCTGAAATTAGTTCGTTCTTCGATCGAAAAGCGTTTTGTGGATATTAAAACCATAGACGGAGTTAAGAACAGATCTTCTTATAGCTTGATCAAAGACGAAAAATTCAAACCGCTTGGTATCTTAAATCTTCCTTATTTAGAAGACGATGGTTATTATGACAACGAACTGAATACCTTTCTGATTCGTTTAAGTCAGGTCTATTCGTTTATGCTGGTTGTCGCTTTTGCATTGGCCTATTTCCTTTCGACTTATATCACAAAATCACTAAAAACCATTTCAGATCGTTTAGAAGAAACCAATTTGGATCAGAAAAACGAGAAAATCGTATTAGAAGCCAATAGCAAGGAAGTGAACTTCCTGATAAAGGCGTATAACGGAATGGTCGATAAGTTAGAAACCAGTGCGATAAAATTAGCGCAAAGCGAACGTGAAGAAGCCTGGCGGGAAATGGCAAAACAAGTCGCACACGAAATTAAAAATCCGCTTACGCCGATGCGTTTAACGGTGCAAAGCTTTCAGCGCAAGTTTGATCCAACAGCACCGGATGTAAAGCAGAAACTAAACGATTATTCCGAAACTTTAATTCAGCAAATCGATACGATGACGGCGGTTGCTTCGGCATTTTCGAATTTTGCGTCGATGCCCGCGCAGCAAAACGAAACTTTGAATGTAGTTGAGGTTGTTGAATTGGCCTTGGATATTTTCAACGAAGATTATATTGTTTTCGAAAGCGAAGAAGAGGAAATCATCTCAAAAATGGATCGTACACAATTGATTCGTGTGATTACCAATCTCGTTAAAAATGCAACTCAGGCTATTCCGGAAAGTCAGTTTCATAAATCTATTGTTGTAACGGTAAAACGCAGAGACAATAATGTAGAGATTGCTGTAAAAGACAACGGAATTGGAATCCAGAAACAAGATACAAGCCGAATTTTCGAACCAAAATTCACCACCAAAACCAGCGGAATGGGACTAGGTCTCGGAATTATAAAAAACATCATAGAAAATTACAAAGGAACAATTACCTTTGAATCAACATACGGAAAAGGAACCACATTCAGAGTTTCTTTACCCATTACAAACTCATAA
- a CDS encoding CopD family protein — MEYYNYLKSLHLIFVITWFAGLFYIVRLFVYQIEANEKPSPEKEILQAQYKIMTYRLWYIITWPSAILASIFAFWMLFFTDLGQAWLKMPWMHVKLAFVFLLYLYHLKCHQIFRQLQNNEVKYSNNFMRLWNEGATIILFAVVFLVILKSAINWIFGVIGIILFSVLIMLGFRFYKRIRERK, encoded by the coding sequence ATGGAGTATTATAACTATCTGAAATCGCTGCATCTTATTTTTGTAATAACCTGGTTTGCGGGTTTGTTTTATATTGTGCGTTTGTTTGTTTACCAAATCGAAGCCAATGAAAAACCTTCACCTGAAAAAGAGATTTTACAAGCGCAATACAAAATAATGACCTACCGTTTGTGGTACATTATTACGTGGCCATCAGCAATTTTGGCGAGTATTTTTGCTTTTTGGATGTTGTTTTTTACAGACTTAGGACAAGCCTGGCTCAAAATGCCATGGATGCATGTAAAGTTGGCTTTCGTGTTCTTGTTGTATTTGTACCATTTAAAATGCCATCAAATTTTCAGGCAATTACAAAATAACGAGGTAAAATATTCCAACAATTTTATGCGTTTATGGAATGAAGGCGCCACGATTATACTTTTTGCAGTGGTTTTTTTAGTAATTTTAAAAAGTGCCATCAACTGGATTTTCGGTGTTATCGGAATCATTTTATTTTCGGTTTTAATAATGCTGGGTTTCCGATTTTATAAAAGAATAAGAGAAAGAAAATAG
- a CDS encoding metal-dependent transcriptional regulator, translating into MTFSEENYLKSIYHLTTSNDSEVSTNAIAEMMETKASSVTDMLKKLSEKDLVNYKKYQGVSLTENGKLAAKMIVRKHRLWEVFLVEKLNFSWDEVHDIAEQLEHIKSEQLINRLDDFLGNPTEDPHGDPIPDANGRIVKIEKHLLSELTENQTGICVGVKDTSSEFLKYLDKQEIALGSQIELLSKESFDLSVRIKIDGRELSISNKIASNLFVKLV; encoded by the coding sequence ATGACTTTCTCAGAAGAAAACTATCTAAAATCGATATATCATCTTACTACTTCTAACGATTCAGAAGTAAGCACGAACGCTATTGCGGAAATGATGGAGACTAAAGCTTCATCGGTTACGGATATGCTTAAAAAGCTTTCTGAGAAGGATTTAGTAAATTACAAAAAATACCAAGGGGTTTCTTTGACCGAAAATGGAAAACTTGCCGCTAAAATGATCGTTAGAAAACATCGTTTGTGGGAAGTATTTTTGGTTGAAAAACTGAATTTTTCCTGGGATGAGGTTCATGATATTGCCGAACAACTGGAACATATCAAGTCGGAACAATTGATTAATCGTCTGGATGATTTTCTGGGAAATCCTACCGAAGATCCGCACGGAGACCCGATTCCGGATGCGAACGGAAGAATCGTTAAGATTGAGAAACACTTGCTTTCTGAATTAACAGAGAACCAAACCGGAATTTGCGTGGGTGTAAAAGATACTTCATCTGAATTCCTGAAATATCTGGATAAGCAGGAAATTGCTTTAGGTTCTCAGATTGAACTTTTATCTAAAGAATCTTTTGATTTATCTGTTAGGATTAAAATAGATGGTCGTGAATTGTCTATTTCGAATAAAATTGCTTCTAATTTGTTTGTGAAGCTGGTTTAA
- a CDS encoding Nramp family divalent metal transporter, translating to MGKSLEEVHQSVATQHKKTGFRKILAFLGPAYLVSVGYMDPGNWATDIAGGSQFGYSLLWVLLMSNLMALLLQSLSARLGIVTQRDLAQASRETYSKFINYILYFLAEIAIAACDLAEVLGMAIGINLLFDIPLIEGVLITVLDTFLLLFLINKGIRKMEAFIIVLVAIIGFSFIFEMIFAEPELDKVLYGLIPSMPNSAALYIAIGIIGATVMPHNLYLHSSLVQTRKFDRTPAGIKQALKYNLIDSTIALNLAFFVNAAILILAAATFYKNGMFEVAEIQDAHQFLEPLLGTKWAPILFAVALIAAGQSSTVTGTLAGQIVMEGYLNLRIQPWVRRIITRLIAIVPAVVVILIYGDSVTGKLLILSQVILSLQLGFAIIPLIHFVSDKSKMKGFHISRTTQIAAWIIALIIVSLNAKLVYDEITSWLDNSSHPLILWFTVVPLAFAFLALLLYIIAKPFIAKAKSNIENHSPHHLKLVYTPKESYGKKNIAISVDFSKADEAALNNAFELGGIDAQYTLIHIVETVGALMYGGHVDDHETTIDEKLLLEYKEMLSQKGFRIETELGFGKPNTVIPKIINAGSFDILVMGTHGHTGLKDILFGTTVDKLRHKISIPLLIVK from the coding sequence ATGGGTAAATCTTTAGAAGAAGTTCACCAATCGGTCGCGACACAGCATAAAAAAACAGGTTTCAGAAAAATATTAGCCTTTTTAGGCCCGGCATATTTAGTAAGTGTAGGATACATGGATCCGGGAAACTGGGCCACAGACATCGCCGGCGGTAGTCAGTTTGGATATTCCTTACTTTGGGTTTTGTTAATGAGTAACTTAATGGCTTTACTCCTTCAAAGCTTAAGTGCGCGACTCGGAATTGTAACACAGCGCGATTTAGCACAGGCCTCAAGAGAAACGTATTCGAAATTTATCAACTATATTTTATACTTTTTGGCCGAAATTGCCATTGCCGCTTGTGATCTTGCCGAAGTATTAGGAATGGCAATTGGTATTAATTTACTTTTTGATATTCCGCTGATCGAAGGTGTTTTGATCACTGTTTTAGATACTTTCTTATTGCTTTTCCTGATTAACAAAGGAATCCGAAAAATGGAGGCTTTTATTATCGTATTAGTTGCCATCATTGGTTTCTCTTTCATTTTCGAAATGATCTTCGCAGAACCGGAACTTGATAAAGTACTTTATGGACTTATTCCGTCAATGCCTAATTCTGCTGCTTTGTATATCGCTATCGGAATTATTGGAGCAACGGTAATGCCTCACAACTTATATTTACATTCTTCTTTAGTTCAAACCAGAAAATTCGACCGAACTCCGGCCGGAATTAAACAGGCTTTGAAATATAATCTTATCGATTCGACAATTGCCTTGAATCTCGCCTTTTTTGTAAACGCTGCCATTTTAATTTTGGCTGCAGCCACATTTTACAAAAACGGAATGTTTGAAGTTGCCGAGATTCAGGATGCGCATCAATTTCTGGAACCTTTGTTAGGAACCAAATGGGCACCTATTTTATTTGCCGTTGCTTTGATTGCCGCAGGACAAAGTTCGACCGTAACGGGAACTTTGGCCGGACAAATTGTAATGGAAGGATATTTGAATTTAAGGATTCAACCTTGGGTTCGCCGAATCATTACCCGTTTGATTGCCATTGTTCCGGCCGTTGTGGTGATTTTAATTTATGGAGATAGCGTAACCGGGAAATTACTGATTCTGAGCCAGGTAATTTTGAGTTTACAATTAGGATTTGCGATTATTCCGTTGATTCACTTTGTGAGTGATAAATCTAAAATGAAAGGTTTTCATATTTCAAGAACGACTCAAATTGCAGCCTGGATTATTGCTCTGATTATTGTTTCGCTAAATGCGAAATTGGTTTACGACGAAATTACTTCGTGGCTAGACAATTCAAGTCATCCACTTATTCTTTGGTTTACCGTGGTTCCGCTTGCCTTTGCCTTTCTGGCTTTGTTATTGTATATCATCGCAAAACCTTTTATTGCCAAAGCAAAATCGAATATCGAGAATCATTCGCCTCATCACTTAAAATTGGTTTATACGCCAAAAGAAAGTTACGGCAAGAAAAATATAGCGATTTCGGTCGATTTTTCTAAAGCCGATGAAGCTGCACTTAACAATGCGTTCGAATTGGGCGGAATCGACGCGCAATATACCTTAATTCATATTGTAGAAACGGTTGGCGCCTTAATGTACGGCGGCCATGTTGACGATCACGAAACTACTATCGACGAAAAATTATTATTAGAATATAAAGAGATGCTTTCGCAGAAGGGCTTCAGGATCGAAACAGAACTTGGTTTTGGAAAACCTAACACCGTGATTCCGAAGATTATTAATGCGGGAAGTTTTGATATTTTAGTCATGGGAACCCACGGCCACACTGGATTAAAAGATATTTTATTTGGTACAACCGTAGACAAATTGAGACATAAAATTTCAATACCTTTGTTGATTGTTAAATAA
- a CDS encoding MerC family mercury resistance protein: protein MKKSTTPLYDILGISSAGICLIHCLVFPLLTILPLGLSHNPIIDLIFATLGLFAIIKIINKSSLLISTVLIISMALIWISVLTELFLDIHLDLIFIGGIGMIIGHLLNYKMHKNSNH from the coding sequence ATGAAGAAATCTACCACACCTCTTTACGATATTTTAGGAATCTCAAGCGCGGGCATTTGTTTGATTCATTGTTTGGTTTTTCCGCTTTTAACGATTCTGCCTTTAGGCTTAAGTCATAATCCAATTATAGATTTGATTTTTGCGACCCTGGGATTATTTGCAATTATCAAAATTATAAATAAATCCAGTCTTTTAATCTCTACAGTGCTTATTATTTCGATGGCGCTCATCTGGATCAGTGTTTTGACGGAACTCTTTCTGGATATTCATCTCGATCTGATTTTTATTGGAGGTATCGGAATGATTATCGGGCACCTATTAAATTATAAAATGCATAAAAATAGCAATCATTAA
- the hemH gene encoding ferrochelatase, whose protein sequence is MKGVLLVNLGSPESPEPKDVKPYLDEFLMDKYVIDVPYLLRALLVRGIILRKRPEESAHAYKKIWWEEGSPLVVLSERMQKKVQPLVNVPVALSMRYGSMTIEKGLQELHDKGVTEVLLFPLYPQYAMASTLTILVKAEEIRKKKFPQMTFTDVPAFYNKPDYIKNLADSIQKHLVGFDYDHLLFSYHGIPERHIRKTDVTKSHCKIDGSCCNTPSPAHDFCYRHQCYETTKQVVKLLGLPEDKYSLTFQSRLAGDKWLEPYTDVEIDKMPGKGIRNLAVVTPAFVSDCLETLEEIAMRAKEDFEKNGGDKFLAIPCLNDDDEWCETVGNWINEWAK, encoded by the coding sequence ATGAAAGGCGTATTATTAGTAAACTTAGGATCTCCAGAAAGTCCGGAACCAAAAGATGTAAAACCGTATTTAGACGAATTTTTAATGGATAAATACGTGATCGATGTTCCGTATTTATTAAGGGCTTTGCTAGTTCGTGGAATTATTTTAAGAAAAAGACCAGAAGAATCAGCACATGCTTATAAAAAAATCTGGTGGGAAGAAGGCTCTCCTTTGGTAGTACTTTCAGAAAGAATGCAGAAAAAAGTACAACCTCTGGTAAATGTTCCGGTAGCACTTTCTATGCGTTACGGAAGTATGACAATCGAAAAAGGACTTCAGGAATTGCATGATAAAGGCGTTACCGAAGTATTGCTTTTCCCTTTGTATCCGCAATACGCAATGGCTTCGACTTTGACTATTTTAGTAAAAGCAGAAGAAATTCGTAAAAAGAAATTCCCTCAAATGACTTTTACAGATGTTCCTGCGTTTTACAACAAACCGGATTATATCAAGAATTTGGCCGATTCAATTCAGAAACATTTAGTGGGATTTGATTACGATCATTTATTGTTTTCATATCATGGAATCCCGGAACGTCATATTCGCAAAACCGATGTAACCAAATCACATTGTAAAATTGATGGTTCTTGTTGTAACACGCCTTCACCGGCACACGATTTCTGTTACCGTCATCAATGTTATGAAACTACAAAGCAAGTCGTTAAATTATTAGGACTTCCTGAAGATAAATACAGTCTGACTTTTCAATCGCGTTTAGCGGGAGACAAATGGTTAGAGCCTTATACCGATGTTGAAATCGATAAAATGCCAGGAAAAGGAATCAGGAATCTTGCAGTTGTAACACCAGCTTTCGTATCTGATTGTTTAGAAACTCTTGAGGAAATTGCAATGCGTGCCAAAGAAGATTTCGAGAAAAATGGAGGAGATAAATTCTTAGCAATCCCATGTTTGAATGATGATGACGAATGGTGCGAAACTGTTGGTAATTGGATTAACGAATGGGCTAAATAA